The region tgaaaacatttgaggtaagaaataagcattacaataacagaatagtgtttcatatttgatcagcgctgcctagttcgaccgtttgatcagagtttgtaagtgattgacagctgctcagacacagcaaggctccagctcggctctgattggttgttttcctccggtctgtgaaatcttgcagatgtcgttaggagcaccggaggacaccagaggcacatgattttttagattacctgtctaatgcactactgtcagaatgtAGTGagtgttttataaaataacttttttaaatcatatttgctccatttccccccactgctgctttaacagaaTTAAACTTGAATAATTAGTTCAGATTCTTCTCTTTAAATATGAAACATGCAGTTAGGGTCACTGAACTTGAGTACAAAATCAATAGACTTAAGCTATTAAGTTTTCTCTAGATCAGTTAGATTTGCTTTCCAGTTACATTCTCATTTGACGGGTTTTacagctctctgctgctgttttgtaCCAGAGTTTTGAGGCTGCATCCTGTAACTTTGTTACATTAGAAATGTGTGTGGGTTATTACTTTCAAGGTTGTTAAAATCATCTTACTCCACACTGACAGtatcatattttcatttatagGCTTGTTCTGTGTTCGTCATTGAAACTATATGATGTTCATGACGTCTGGTTTCACTaaataatacaaagaaaatGAAACTATGTGATGTTAACATAGagtgaaatatttaaatcaaagattttttttttagcctgaCGTATCTTTCAAAACTTTGGGTTCTCCACTAATATTTAAGATAAAGTTAGAAAATTGTGAACAAAGTTTGGCTACAAAGTTTGGTTATGTAAGGATTGACCCCACTGGTAGGTTAGTGAGGTTTAATGAAAATAGGAAGATATTAAAGAAGTGGATTTGTGATGCTGTTCACATTAAGACACAACTGCAAAACATATATCTAAGCTCTATAAAAGGCAGCAGGGGTGAGAAGAGGaaggaaatgtgtttgtgtttgtagtatAGAAAAACTCTGTGTACGTGCATATACAGTGCTGTATAATGTGTGACTTACTGGAATTGCAGTTCCTGCAGATCTGACATTTAGTCATGTAATTTTTTGTGGCTGTGTAGAATCCACGTCCACATTCGGCACACTCGGTCGCTTTTGTGTTATCACAGTGAGCTTTCAGGTACTGGCCTGATAAGAGTTGAGAAAACAGAGATATACAGAAGATATCAGGCTGTAATGCAAATCTATTATGTGAGGAATGCTGAAAAGCACAGAACAGAAACACAGTAAATACTGTGTCGTGGTTTGCACAGTCCTATAAAGAAGTTTGTCAtccaaagagaaaagaaagaaggatgTTGACTGACCTGCAGCACAGTAATCACAGCATCTCCCATTATTAGCGGGGTCCTTATCCTCATTTGGGCAATTAGCCATTTGTTGCCCCTGTAAACCTGCTCCTAACATTTGAAATGACAGCTATTTAATCGATCTCCGCTCAAAGAGCATCACTCAAGGTGCAATCTCTTttccctttctctttttctaaCTATCACcactctctttctgtctgaacTGTCTGTGACTACAGATGTGTTTCCCCTCCTCACTCTGCCTTACCCTACTTCTCATGTCTTCTCTAATCCTACACAGTGGAAAACCCCAGTGATCCTAATCTGCCGTTTtcccctctgtgtgtctctctctctcggtctctttctctctgtgtgtctctcctcATTTCCTTCCTGTGGTAGCCCTCTCACTGCAAAGTAagcggtgtgtgtgtttccgtaTAGCTACAGGACCAAATGCTGATTTTGGCTCTCTAACTAACTGCACGTAGCCGAGCAGCACAATGAAACATTTCCTCTCTCCGCTACACCCTTTCCTTTCAGTCTTTATCCATTGTTTCTCCTGAACCTTTGCCCCACTGGCGCAGGGATGTTGTTGAGCTAAAACTAACTGCAAAGAGATTTTGTACTAAGAGTCGATCTGACTGAAGGTTCTTGGCTCAGTCTGTCTTCCTGCCTTCCCAATTACCAGCAGTCACTCCCTCGTTACTGcaaacatattaaaaaacaatctACAAATAGTTGTATAAAATGCCTACGTTTGCAAAAtatgagtgagagagagaggggggcagCAAGAAAGAGCGAGAGATGGAAAGTAAATTATGAACAAAAGGGGAAGGAGAGATGTTGATGTAGTTTTATTTGTGAGGCGATTTGATCGGATCACGATGTTAAGATCAAGGTGGGTTTGAATTTTTGCATTTGAGTACGATAAAACGGATTACCATATCGTAATGATTTGCAATAGACGGGTCGAGGGCTTGTCAGATGGAGGGATGTTAGTGGATTTGTTTATAGCATTGTGATTTAGTATTTTTGTGATTTATGCCTCTTCGTCTCTGGCTCTCTTTCTGGATTTTCTCACATTAAGTAATactgttttctttcttaagTTTGGGGtccttgcttttttttcttttcctttacaATGTATCACCCTGTCCCTTGAATTTTCATATCTTCCATACCTTCCCTCAGTCTCCTGCTTCTCCTGCTCTCCCGCTCGGCCTACTCGATGTTGCTGGGCTGGGTGGAGTCTCCAGGGTATCCCACTGGATACTTGCCCCATGCCAGTCTAAACTGGAGCAGGTGTGCCCCCAAAGGTCACACCCTCTCCATCAAGCTCATCCACCTGGACCTGGAGGACAGCCAAGACTGTGAGAACGATGCAGTGAAGGTCAGGGGTCAAGATAAACATCAAATGGTTGTGCTTAAAGAAGTCTAGGTTACTTGCTTATGTCAGTACTTTTATTGTACCCTCTACAACATCATTTATTTCCCAGgtcttttcaaatggaaaccTAATCTCAGTTCTGTGTGGCAAAAGGGAATTTGAGGAGCTTCAGTCGTCTGTAAATCCCTCGCTCCTCTCCTTGCCGGGTGGCTGCCTCTCACTTACGTTCCACTCCGATTACTCAAACGCAAAGAGGCACACCGGCTTCAGAGGCTTTTATACCGATCAAGGTGAGATGTAGACAAGAAAAGCAAGTGAGTTGTAAAAGTCCCATCAAAGTCTATTGTATTTGTGCCTATTATATTTTTCCACCTTTCCCAGGGGAGCTCGGtttgtatgtgcatgtattTCATCATAGTGAATACATTTGTAATCATGTTGTTAGGAAGGTGATATTTTTAGACAATAATTCACAGTGGTTGCAGTTTATAGCTGTTAATGCTGAATTTGAAACAGTTACATTTTTAgatacttttttatttcataaatggaaaaaaaactagTGTCCAGGGTTATTTTGTCTATGGTGAGTTGTgtcttattttcagttttcacaTAAATAACTAAAGCACATGCCTCTTAAGAGTCTTCAGCATTAAgactttcagtttcagttcaaaCTAAGTTGCTGACAGTGACTGATGTCTCCTCTCAATCTTGTCTAACGGCctcacctttggacagagccaggctagctgtttccccttttgtttccagtctttatgctaagcaaacctaaccggctgctggctccagctacGTCGTTACCCTAAAGACGTgagagtggtgtcaatcttctcatttcaACTatctgcaagaaagtgaatcAGCTATTTCCCCAAATTTCAAACTATTACTTTAAGAGATGGGTTTTATGCCAAATGGATGTTGTTTAGTATGTTGCTGCATGTGCAGGTCTGATGGTTGatagggaaaaaaataagtgaatcatcaccaccatcaaaaCAACAGATGTCCAACGAATCCTTTAAAGTGTCTTGTGTGCCATGTGTGCTTTTCTACATCTGACCTTTAATTAATTTGCTCCCTCAGACTTCGACGAATGTGTGGACGACCCAGACAACAAATGCACCCAGTTCTGTCATAACTACATTGGAGGGTACCACTGCTCCTGTCGCCATGGTTACCACCTGGGGGTGGACAAACACACTTGCACGGGTACAAATAATCTCATGAATAGGGGCAGTAAACGGTGTACACAATGAAGAGTTAAAGTTAGACAGAGGAAGACAAATCAAGGAAGGTGAAACAAAACTGGAACATGAAGTGAAAATGGGGAAATAGAGGAAGCAGAGAATccgggggggaggaggggaaagaGGAGAATTGCATGTAAAGGAGGCTTATTGTGTAACATGTATGATTATGTTGATGGTGATGGCAGTGAATTCTTATCTTCAACACAGTGAGTTGTGCTAAGGATCTGTCAGGGCTGAACACAGGTGACCTATCCAGTCCGTCCTGGCCTGCTTCATATGCAGAGAATGCCAACTGTGAGTACACCCTGTCTGTGGAGGCCACCCTGCAGCTGGAGCTGCACTTCTCTGAAGATTTCGATGTTGAGCAAAGCACGGATGGTCAATGCATAGATGCACTGACGGTAGGTGTTGagttaaaatatgtaaataccAAATTTTTCTAAAACTTCTAACTTTACAGAGCAGGAAACAAAGAGGAAGTTCAGACAAAAGTGTTGTAACCATGGATTTGTTCTATTTTgaccattttatagactttctgtgttacattttttttttggtcctttGCATCTAGTGCATATAAAAAGTATTCATTGAAAGGTTTTATTGTCTTACAACATTTAAtcaaaatatatcaaatgtGCTTTTTTAGATACTGATCTacagaaaaaatgctttaatgttaaaagtgAAAACACTCTTTTCAATATGATCTAAACtaattacaattataaaatacaaaatgccTATTTTTGCACAAGTATTCCCTctcttaaagcggcagtagtcaggattggagcaaatatgattaaaaaaagttatttttataaaacggtcactatatcctgacagtagggcatgagacaggtagtctgaaaaaaaatcatttgcctctgtgtcctccggtgctcctaatggcatctgtaagatttcacagaccggaggaaaacattcaatcagagccgagctggagcctgccgtctctgagcagctgtcaatcacttacaaactccgatcaaacggtcaaactaggcagcgctgatcaaatatgaatcaatattctgttactgtaatgcctatttctcacctcaaatgttttcagaaacatcttgtggtgtactgtttagctgtaaaatgagaaagtttgtgacccggcagccatgttgagatcagttgaggaaataccaagcaccgcccaccagctggagcaactttctcattttacagctaaacagtacactacaagatgtttctgaaaacatttgaggcgagaaatagtcattacaataacagaatattaattcatatttgatcagcgctgcttagtttgactgtttgatcagagtttgcgagtgattgacagttacctccgttgaatgaacagccaataggaacgctctctctctgaaatgacctgtgattaatCAAAGTCTCCCGGCACAAGCTAGATATTCTAtagactgaaaacagagccatgaggaggtgcaaaagtctagttttctctcagatcatttgaattacaatatgctgaaaggttattatggattttttgccaaatgatgccaaaaacattctgcctactgcaggtttaatgtcaCAAGTGAAAACGTTACAAAGTGATCTAGTTAATTACAAATATATAATCCTAAATACTTTTTTTGCACAAGTTTCCCCTCCCTTAAGTCAGTATTTAGTAGATGCAACCTTTGCTGCAATCACATCTTTGAGTTTGTGTGGGTAGTGCTTTATCAGCTTTGCACATCTGGACACTGAAGTTTTTCTCTATTCTGGACTCCGACTGTTGTTTTAAAGCCATTGCCGTGTAGCTTTGGCTTTATGTTTGAGCTCATTGTCTCGCTGGAAAACAGAGAAGTATCCCCACAGCAGGATGCTATGTTTATGATGATGTGCAGTGTTTAGTCTGATGAACaaaaagctaaattttggtCTCATCAGACAAGAGTTCTTTCTCTTTGAGGTGAATACTTGTGTATTCTATGTTTGTGGTGAATCATTGTACATgctggaggacacacacactgtacatgttTCACCAAAGggaacagagcagagaggaagtcAGGACGCGTACATTGTGAGACGTCACCTATGTTGTTTTGTTCGCAGATTGAGACTCACTCTGGGACTCTGGGTCCATTCTGTGGCCACACGCCTCCCTCATCTCCCTTTCTGACTCACTCACATCATGTCAAAATCCGCTTGACCTCTGATGGCTTTGGCACAAACAAAGGCTTCTCTCTCCACTTCATGACCAGAGGTACTGCAGCCTCCTCACTTGTGACACAATGGGAAAAGAATATTTGTTATGAAGTTTGTTGGAAACTGATCACAAATGATCATAATTGTTCTTCTCACATGTTAATTACAGGCAAGGTGTGTCCAGCGGAGGTGACCTCAGACTCCACTGTGACTCCTCAGCAAACAGACTACCGTCCGGGGGAAACAGTGACAGTAACTTGTGACCTTGGCTATGTTCCAAATACTGTGAGTGTACAGAGAAACAGAACTGTTAATAGAtttacatttcatgtatttaagCCACTATTAAGCTAATTAAGTTCTCCTTTTGCAATGTAGCAAGGCACCAAGACCCTGTCATCACAGTATGTGACAGTATGCCAGAATACAGGCGTTTGGACTCCCAATTACAACTGTGAACGTGAGTCTGActgtgacagtttttttttacattttctcttgaatttcttgttcttttttttttttcttactgtctttcacaatatttttttcatgtgtaGCTGTGGATTGCGGTGTTCCTGATATCCCAGAAGATGGCATCCTTCAGCTGGTGGACTCAGATAACCCATACCATCAGTATGAAGACCAGATCCAGTTTAACTGCAGCTCAAAGTACTACACACTGGAAGGAGATGGTGATTATAACAAGCTTGAACACATCTATTCTGATTCCTTTAAATTAGCTTTTAAGAATGCTGCTTATTGATCTTTCAATGTTTCACCAATATGCTCTCTTCAATCTTTCAGACACGTACACTTGCAGTGCCAGTGGTGAATGGGTTTCAGGTGGTGGCAAGACAGAGATGCCGAAATGCATTGAAGGTAtgactttaaatgtatttgttatattttctcatgttagCCACTTCTGAATCTATGAATGATCTCTTTTTGTGTATTTCAGTGTGCGGGAAGCCTGAAAGCCACCAAGCAATTTCAGCCAGAATTTTGGGAGGTAAGGATGCAAAGATGGGAGAGATACCGTGGCATCTTTTGATTAAAGAGCCGAGTAGAGGAGGAGCATCCCTGATCAATGACCGATGGGCTGTCACAGCAGCTCATGTGGTGGAAACGGCAGAGGAAACCTCTTTGCGCCTCTATGGTGGACTGATAAATGGAAGAACGATATCAAATAGGTTGTCTGATGTTGTCGTCATGGACAGTGAGAGGATCATCATTCACCCCGGCTACATCAGGGGCATTCCTCTTGTAGATCGCACCGATTTTGACAATGATATTGCTCTTATCAGATTCACTTCCAGGGTGACTTTAGGCCCAAAGCTCCTTCCCGTTTGTCTGCCAGAGGTAAACATGGACATGTTGGAAAACGAGCAGGGCACAGTGTCAGGCTGGGGGATAACAGAATCAAGGACAGGTAGTTTTGTCACGTCTGCCTTGTTAAAATATGCTCATATTGGGATCTACTCCCTTACAGAGTGTCAGAATACACCTAACAAACCTACAACTACCAAACGTATGACTTTCACTAATAACATGTTCTGTGCTGGAGCAAATGGAAAGGACAGCTGCCAGAAAGACAGTGGAGGCCCGTTTGTTTTGCCGATGTTGGCTGAAGGCAGAGAGCCTTATTATCTGTCTGGCATTGTGTCCTGGGGACCCCCCTGTCGAGAGAGGCAGTACAAGGGTTATTATACCAAGGTGCAGAATTATGTAGACTGGATTAAGGAGACAATAGATACAATAGAAAAGTCTTAGAAAGACGAAAGATGAGGGAGAAAATACTTCTCCACTAACCATAATAACATAATCAATTTGACTGATTCAGATAATGTTTATGGAAATAAAGCCTATAATCTTGTAATCAAATGTACCAACATTAATAACAAGTGATGACATTATGACTTCATACTTCACTTTTGTATTAAAGGAATTTGCAAATCAACTGCAGAGAATGTGTGCTTTAACCAACTTAATAATAGActgtatttttgtcttttaatcagatacacacaaaaacatgtttccttCCAGGGGCCAATAATACTTAGTTATTTCATAGTTTATACATTTACCTTTCACACTGCTTTTCAGTGCCATGTGTTTCTCTGATGAAGCAATTCATCAGATGTGTTCTCACATGTAAAACAATAACTCATGTTGTTGTTCTCCGtttttaaatgcaaaacaattcAGCTGGAACAGttatcttaatttatttatgtggaTTACAAACAAGGGCTGTcatcaaccaaagaaattcttagtcgactaacactcacatatgattttgtcgactaatctaCTTGTTGATTTACCCGACAGATCTGGAAAagtgagtttctccacaaggaatcacacaaaagcaccactttaaatctcgtgtttaccagagatgtgctcatgagttttttagaaataagtcattcagcatggaaaaaagcataaaatcgACTAAAGAAAACGACAGATTAGTTGACTAAAAGGTGGCAGGCCTACTAAAATCATAaattctttaaaatgtttacaccAACAGACTGGAAGAGCTGTACACCCATAAACCAAATTACATGtaattttttcaattttttatttattattatatttatatttatgtatgtttttctttgacCAGATGGTAATGAGGAGGCAGGACCATGATTTTTAGCCCTCTATGTAATAAGCCACAGGGACATAGTCTCAATTTGATGTTGTTTTGTAGGCAAAAAGTACAATGTACTCAAATTACTCCTACGCTATACTAAGCAGCATACAGCTGTATCAATCAGCTGCTTCACTCAATGTTTTGATACCCAAATGTTTCACCATCACCAACATGCCTGCCGCTGAAGTCAAAGGCATTGTTTCTGTTTGCGGATGCTGAAAAAAGTCCAATAGCCCCCTCTAGTGATAGAATGAGGTTTATGGGTAAATGAGCCAGAGTTTGAAATAGGGGACATGAGAgctaaaattaaaaatcaagCTAGTCTAACTTCTAAAGTTATTCTCAATAGAGAACCTCATTTGAGGTTTCTAGTTCACAAGATCGTcctatttctctattttttttattttttatttttttaaacagagtttatttctgaattttgttaatacaactctgacaatccactgcacaaacatgtttggactgatagatatACCCAGCCATACACCCCCCACCCATGACAATACCCAGAGGCCCCTTCAAAAGaacaagtgtacaaaaataaatataaataaataaatacacacaaatatacaaataaaataaaatagtcatagtaaaaaaaataaaaataaaaataaataaataaataaaataaaaataaaataaataaacataaataatgataaattgttAGAGGTCTAGGACAGTACACCCTATCATCTAGGGCActaacatgcataaaacaagcacaggaGTTAAGCCGAAGagttgaacacaaagacaaatctgGGGTCCTTCGAATGTTTCGTTTGAAATTTTCctggtcaaatatatatatatatatctatatatataacacatgagaacgtgttgatatatatagatatatatatatgcacacacacacaccaaactttATTCAGCActttatttctctatttttgaGGAATTATTTCCAGCATCGATCCTGTTTCAAAGTCAAGGGCTCATTTGATTTTGCCAAGACAAACAAGGCTTATTCCTGGCATTAACGCAGTGAGTTGCTAAATACTGGAAACGACAGACTTTGTGACATTAATGTTTCACTTGTATGTGAGACGTTTGCTCATACAGCAGCGGATCAGTTCACTCACGGATATAGCATTTAATCCAGAGATGGGGTGGACTTCCTTTATCGTCTTGTAAGTTTGGATGAACTTTAAAACCAATTCATATGTTGGACTTTAATTGTTTTTGCCACGAATTTCTAGCTTGATTCCAAAATTCACTGTGAATTCCTGCTATTATTGTGGAGCTGCTTCTTATATAATTGTGTGTTATCTTCTGTACAACCAATATTACAGATGAGCAGTGTGTTTTATATCCGTCTCTCAGTATGCCTCCATATATAAAGCCTTGTTAATATCATAAGGTTGCAACAGCTGTGTTGAttgtgtgactgtgtttgttctttttctgtttgcattAACTTTGGACCAGCAGCTCAGATGACCGCAAACTGATAAACAGATCGAACTCTCTCTGTC is a window of Sebastes umbrosus isolate fSebUmb1 chromosome 11, fSebUmb1.pri, whole genome shotgun sequence DNA encoding:
- the LOC119496711 gene encoding complement C1s subcomponent-like gives rise to the protein MNKRGRRDVDVVLFVRRFDRITMLRSSLLLLLLSRSAYSMLLGWVESPGYPTGYLPHASLNWSRCAPKGHTLSIKLIHLDLEDSQDCENDAVKVFSNGNLISVLCGKREFEELQSSVNPSLLSLPGGCLSLTFHSDYSNAKRHTGFRGFYTDQDFDECVDDPDNKCTQFCHNYIGGYHCSCRHGYHLGVDKHTCTVSCAKDLSGLNTGDLSSPSWPASYAENANCEYTLSVEATLQLELHFSEDFDVEQSTDGQCIDALTIETHSGTLGPFCGHTPPSSPFLTHSHHVKIRLTSDGFGTNKGFSLHFMTRGKVCPAEVTSDSTVTPQQTDYRPGETVTVTCDLGYVPNTQGTKTLSSQYVTVCQNTGVWTPNYNCEPVDCGVPDIPEDGILQLVDSDNPYHQYEDQIQFNCSSKYYTLEGDDTYTCSASGEWVSGGGKTEMPKCIEVCGKPESHQAISARILGGKDAKMGEIPWHLLIKEPSRGGASLINDRWAVTAAHVVETAEETSLRLYGGLINGRTISNRLSDVVVMDSERIIIHPGYIRGIPLVDRTDFDNDIALIRFTSRVTLGPKLLPVCLPEVNMDMLENEQGTVSGWGITESRTGSFVTSALLKYAHIGIYSLTECQNTPNKPTTTKRMTFTNNMFCAGANGKDSCQKDSGGPFVLPMLAEGREPYYLSGIVSWGPPCRERQYKGYYTKVQNYVDWIKETIDTIEKS